The Cataglyphis hispanica isolate Lineage 1 chromosome 5, ULB_Chis1_1.0, whole genome shotgun sequence genome has a segment encoding these proteins:
- the LOC126850059 gene encoding myophilin translates to MACNRAAKSGFAAEAQRKINSKYSEELAQECLEWIKTITGENINTNGDMDNFYETLKDGVLLCILVNDIKEGSVKKINKTSLAFKCMENINAFLEAAKILGVPPQETFQTVDLWERQNLNSVVICLQSLGRKAGNYGKPSIGPKEADKNVRNFTEEQLRAGQGVISLQYGSNKGANQSGINFGNTRHM, encoded by the exons aTCAATAGTAAATACAGCGAGGAACTGGCGCAGGAATGTCTGGAATGGATCAAAACAATCACCGGCGAAAATATAAACACCAACGGGGACATGGACAACTTTTACGAAACCCTGAAGGACGGCGTCCTACTTTGCAT CTTGGTGAATGACATCAAGGAGGGTTCGgtaaagaaaattaacaaGACATCGTTAGCTTTCAAGTgcatggaaaatataaatgcttttTTGGAGGCTGCGAAGATATTAGGTGTTCCGCCACAGGAGACCTTCCAAACCGTGGATCTTTGGgaaagacaaaatttaaattccgtTGTTATTTGCTTACAATCTCTTGGAAGAAAG GCGGGTAATTATGGTAAACCAAGTATCGGTCCTAAAGAAGCAGACAAGAATGTACGCAATTTCACGGAGGAACAGCTCAGGGCCGGACAAGGTGTGATAAGTCTACAATACGGTAGTAATAAGGGTGCTAATCAAAGCGGCATCAATTTCGGAAATACCAGACATATGTAA
- the LOC126850064 gene encoding probable 28S ribosomal protein S6, mitochondrial, with protein MPTYEMPLMIRVMKKPELIATLKRATTTIFNTGGFLRKIENWGVKPFPCKVRAHGHIYKEANHFLIHFDIPPKEMEKILDQYNRDVDIVKLKIFKKNEPIKKDCTFHEEMLPPPYRPSVQKLVELAKKRHDNKYAFKYNSGLNYYPFNK; from the exons ATGCCAACATATGAAATGCCGCTTATGATACGTGTCATGAAAaag ccGGAACTGATAGCAACTTTAAAGAGAGCAACCACAACGATATTTAATACTGGGggttttttaagaaaaattgagaattgGGGAGTAAAACCATTTCCATGCAAAGTGAGAGCTCATggacatatttataaagaagcaAA ccaTTTTCTTATTCATTTTGATATACCTCcaaaagaaatggaaaaaattttagatcaaTATAACAGAGATGTTGATAtcgttaaattgaaaatatttaaaaaaaatgaacctattaaaaaagattgtacGTTCCATGAGGAAATGTTACCACCACCATACAG gCCTAGTGTCCAGAAATTAGTGGAGCTGGCAAAGAAGAGgcacgataataaatatgcatttaaatataatagtggATTAAACTATTatccttttaataaataa
- the LOC126850034 gene encoding snurportin-1 produces MTTEVLNNKTDCDTRETIRRGFYKNRIKKDNIKLEFDAKSHQEERRKLLLEYQKKYRNEAFNIARGIFQEIYFSELKDEESMDVEEYSSQSRYPQRYKKRNRMMLSEWMIDVPQDFSESWFMVPCPIGKRTRLVSGQGITKAYSRTGVLCNTFPSALPGGNSDADMHHSAIVDCIWVKNQQIYYILDVLYWGILPFTNCEAEFRLYWINNKIREIKEFKEAEANTNKYPILSLQNINCNSDLSSALTQLDLDLNCIDGFLFYHRNAHYNFGYTPLVTWLKPFMLSEVLGIFVPSPLDEKPNDYLNFEHYMENINAKKSNDKKRIVKNFMEIENVA; encoded by the exons ATGACAACTGaagtattaaataacaaaactgATTGTGATACGAGAGAAACTATACGTCGGgggttttataaaaatcggatcaaaaaagataatatcaaaCTTGAATTTGACGCGAAATCACATCAAGAAGAAAGACGTAAACTGTTGTTAGAATATCAAAAgaa ATACAGAAATGAAGCATTCAATATTGCACGAGGTATATTTCaagagatatatttctctGAATTAAAAGATGAAGAGTCTATGGATGTGGAAGAATATTCTTCACAGTCTAGATACccacaaagatataaaaagagaaatcgaaTGATGTTGTCAGAGTGGATGATAGATGTACCACAAGATTTTTCTGAAAGTTGGTTTATGGTTCCATGTCCAATAGGGAAACGAACTAGACTAGTTTCAGGACAA ggTATAACAAAGGCATATTCTAGAACAGGGGTGCTATGTAATACCTTTCCTTCAGCACTTCCAGGTGGAAATTCTGATGCAGATATGCATCATTCTGCAATTGTAGACTGTATATGGGTAAAGAATCAacaaatctattatatattggaTGTATTGTACTGGGGTATATTACCATTCACAAACTGTGag gcTGAATTCAGGTTATACTGGATCAACAACAAAATCCGTGAAATTAAAGAATTCAAAGAAGCTGAAgctaatacaaataaatatcccATTTTATctctacaaaatattaattgtaactcAGATTTAAGTTCTGCTTTGACACAACTTGATCTTGACTTAAATTGCATAGATGGATTCTTGTTTTATCATCGCAATGCACATTATAATTTTGGATATACTCCACTTGTGACATGGTTAAAACCTTTTATGTTATCTGAAGTACTTGGAATATTTGTACCTTCACCACTCGATGAGAAAccaaatgattatttaaattttgaacattatatggaaaatataaatgccaAGAAGAgcaacgataaaaaaagaattgtgaagaatttt ATGGAGATAGAAAATGTTgcttaa
- the LOC126850038 gene encoding centromere protein L-like isoform X3, translating to MTKRSIFQVWKFTDLLGQTWNIYAVSALFDLRQDDIHFKLYSKRLREEIASTLSHEDVSYDAKFSVIENIVPRPNHENNPAIKIEVLAKINETEKEKSLYQGILLSWRITQAESNIKNLIRLPLLLCRGTSTCIDAVHATITRMFDCLIIALPAKEHDLNWLIPIIIMTNKEQPAVSGEVQMVYTVPELPVTDTITVKFQAADLRKILSAIITNQNDEINVFLNREHIEIFFEVLHKQMLIIGGLKLGLCTLHRINLPGITIMENKMKIVNLEIMDNVLLYLNEKAFDIFHTVHIDI from the exons ATGACGAAGAGATCGATATTTCAGGTTTGGAAG tttacagATTTATTAGGACAAACCTGGAATATTTATGCTGTATCTGCTTTATTTGATCTTCGACAAGATGATATTCACTTTAAACTATATTCAAAAAGACTAAGAGAAGAAATCGCAAGCACTTTATCACATGAAGATGTATCTTACGATGCAAAGTTTTCTgttatcgaaaatattgtgCCTAGACCAAATCATGAAAATAATCCAGCAATTAAA ATTGAAGTTTTAGCCAAAATTAATGAGaccgaaaaagagaaatctctTTATCAAGGGATATTATTATCCTGGAGAATAACACAGGcagaatcaaatataaaaaatctcataCGATTACCTCTTTTGTTATGCCGTGGTACTAGTACTTGTATAGATGCAGTACATGCTACAATTACTCGTATGTTTGATTGCTTGATAATTGCATTACCAGCCAAAGAGCATGATTTAAATTGGCTCATtcctattataattatgactaACAAAGAGCAGCCTGCAGTTTCTGGTGAAGTTCAAATGGTGTATACAGTACCAGAATTACCAGTTACAGATACTATTACAGTTAAATTTCAAGCTGCAGATCTAAGGAAGATATTATCAGC caTTATTACAAACCAAAACGATGAGATTAATGTATTCCTTAACCGTGAAcacatagaaatattttttgaagtcTTACATAagcaaatgttaataattggAGGTTTGAAATTAGGATTATGTACACTGCATAGGATTAATCTGCCTGGAATAACTATAATGGAGAATAAA atgAAGATAGTGAATCTAGAAATTATGgataatgtattattgtatttaaatgaaaaagcttttgatatatttcatacagtgcatattgatatttga
- the LOC126850038 gene encoding centromere protein L-like isoform X1 produces MNFAVENTRPSIMYTPRTPQMRERQRFNLSTKLDDEEIDISGLEDLLGQTWNIYAVSALFDLRQDDIHFKLYSKRLREEIASTLSHEDVSYDAKFSVIENIVPRPNHENNPAIKIEVLAKINETEKEKSLYQGILLSWRITQAESNIKNLIRLPLLLCRGTSTCIDAVHATITRMFDCLIIALPAKEHDLNWLIPIIIMTNKEQPAVSGEVQMVYTVPELPVTDTITVKFQAADLRKILSAIITNQNDEINVFLNREHIEIFFEVLHKQMLIIGGLKLGLCTLHRINLPGITIMENKMKIVNLEIMDNVLLYLNEKAFDIFHTVHIDI; encoded by the exons atgaattttgctGTAGAAAATACTAGGCCTAGCATAATGTATACACCGCGGACACCACAAATGCGAGAACgacaaagatttaatttaagtacTAAACTAGATGACGAAGAGATCGATATTTCAGGTTTGGAAG ATTTATTAGGACAAACCTGGAATATTTATGCTGTATCTGCTTTATTTGATCTTCGACAAGATGATATTCACTTTAAACTATATTCAAAAAGACTAAGAGAAGAAATCGCAAGCACTTTATCACATGAAGATGTATCTTACGATGCAAAGTTTTCTgttatcgaaaatattgtgCCTAGACCAAATCATGAAAATAATCCAGCAATTAAA ATTGAAGTTTTAGCCAAAATTAATGAGaccgaaaaagagaaatctctTTATCAAGGGATATTATTATCCTGGAGAATAACACAGGcagaatcaaatataaaaaatctcataCGATTACCTCTTTTGTTATGCCGTGGTACTAGTACTTGTATAGATGCAGTACATGCTACAATTACTCGTATGTTTGATTGCTTGATAATTGCATTACCAGCCAAAGAGCATGATTTAAATTGGCTCATtcctattataattatgactaACAAAGAGCAGCCTGCAGTTTCTGGTGAAGTTCAAATGGTGTATACAGTACCAGAATTACCAGTTACAGATACTATTACAGTTAAATTTCAAGCTGCAGATCTAAGGAAGATATTATCAGC caTTATTACAAACCAAAACGATGAGATTAATGTATTCCTTAACCGTGAAcacatagaaatattttttgaagtcTTACATAagcaaatgttaataattggAGGTTTGAAATTAGGATTATGTACACTGCATAGGATTAATCTGCCTGGAATAACTATAATGGAGAATAAA atgAAGATAGTGAATCTAGAAATTATGgataatgtattattgtatttaaatgaaaaagcttttgatatatttcatacagtgcatattgatatttga
- the LOC126850038 gene encoding centromere protein L-like isoform X2 — protein MYTPRTPQMRERQRFNLSTKLDDEEIDISGLEDLLGQTWNIYAVSALFDLRQDDIHFKLYSKRLREEIASTLSHEDVSYDAKFSVIENIVPRPNHENNPAIKIEVLAKINETEKEKSLYQGILLSWRITQAESNIKNLIRLPLLLCRGTSTCIDAVHATITRMFDCLIIALPAKEHDLNWLIPIIIMTNKEQPAVSGEVQMVYTVPELPVTDTITVKFQAADLRKILSAIITNQNDEINVFLNREHIEIFFEVLHKQMLIIGGLKLGLCTLHRINLPGITIMENKMKIVNLEIMDNVLLYLNEKAFDIFHTVHIDI, from the exons ATGTATACACCGCGGACACCACAAATGCGAGAACgacaaagatttaatttaagtacTAAACTAGATGACGAAGAGATCGATATTTCAGGTTTGGAAG ATTTATTAGGACAAACCTGGAATATTTATGCTGTATCTGCTTTATTTGATCTTCGACAAGATGATATTCACTTTAAACTATATTCAAAAAGACTAAGAGAAGAAATCGCAAGCACTTTATCACATGAAGATGTATCTTACGATGCAAAGTTTTCTgttatcgaaaatattgtgCCTAGACCAAATCATGAAAATAATCCAGCAATTAAA ATTGAAGTTTTAGCCAAAATTAATGAGaccgaaaaagagaaatctctTTATCAAGGGATATTATTATCCTGGAGAATAACACAGGcagaatcaaatataaaaaatctcataCGATTACCTCTTTTGTTATGCCGTGGTACTAGTACTTGTATAGATGCAGTACATGCTACAATTACTCGTATGTTTGATTGCTTGATAATTGCATTACCAGCCAAAGAGCATGATTTAAATTGGCTCATtcctattataattatgactaACAAAGAGCAGCCTGCAGTTTCTGGTGAAGTTCAAATGGTGTATACAGTACCAGAATTACCAGTTACAGATACTATTACAGTTAAATTTCAAGCTGCAGATCTAAGGAAGATATTATCAGC caTTATTACAAACCAAAACGATGAGATTAATGTATTCCTTAACCGTGAAcacatagaaatattttttgaagtcTTACATAagcaaatgttaataattggAGGTTTGAAATTAGGATTATGTACACTGCATAGGATTAATCTGCCTGGAATAACTATAATGGAGAATAAA atgAAGATAGTGAATCTAGAAATTATGgataatgtattattgtatttaaatgaaaaagcttttgatatatttcatacagtgcatattgatatttga
- the LOC126850048 gene encoding afadin- and alpha-actinin-binding protein A-like: MSTIFNGTCPKRDLRSIFAKQSNFNGEEIHLFCTENNLEQSLCIINEEFESFNISLLTKQNDLQVSESFKKLLIKMINATWKLIHKYRSLMRLHDNLTESNHRTVNDNINLKNHVKRLKEDVQKKEQELCEVQERERRLKTQCENVSRDLKHEKEEIRKLKKQTQSKDIQHEHEIRRIMRNSEKLQEQLHKSVGTFVPKDKVLQMMQTNHEKELTSYKQTICRLEENNRQMLEEINNLKQALELHQSAIDLQIEASGWNTDLNI, encoded by the exons ATGAGTACAATCTTCAATGGCACTTGCCCAAAAAGGGATCTGAGAAGTATTTTTGCCAAACAAAGCAATTTTAATGGCGAAGAGATTCATCTATTCTGTACAGAGAATAATTTAGAGCAgtctttatgtataataaatgaa gaatttgaatcatttaatatttcattattaaccAAACAGAATGATCTGCAAGTTTCAGAATCATTCaagaagttattaataaaaatgataaacgcTACTTGGAAGTTGATACACAAATATAGATCTCTAATGCGATTACATGACAACTTAACCGAATCGAATCACAGGACTGTTaacgataatattaatcttaag AATCATGTAAAGCGGTTGAAAGAAGATGTGCAAAAGAAGGAGCAAGAATTGTGCGAAGtacaggagagagaaagaagactTAAGACTCAATGTGAGAATGTATCACGTGATTTAAAGCATGAAAAAGAAGAG atACGAAAACTAAAGAAACAAACTCAATCAAAAGATATTCAACATGAGCATGAAATAAGAAGAATTATGCGGAACAGCGAGAAACTGCAGGAACAGTTACACAAGTCTGTTG GAACCTTTGTGCCAAAAGACAAAGTTTTACAAATGATGCAAACAAATCATGAGAAGGAATTGACTTCGTATAAGCAAACTATTTGTCGCTTGGAAGAAAACAATAGACAAATGCTGGAAGAGATCAATAATCTAAAACAAGCTCTCGAGTTACATCAAAGTGCCATTGATTTACAGATTGAAGCAAGTGGATGGAACACGGATTTGAACATTTAA
- the LOC126850037 gene encoding uncharacterized protein LOC126850037 yields the protein METIQLIAIFIAAILSVAAVNNISEQCQVHNEKWIMCSCVGNEEFLLPEEYNYRNVTSISVTGCVSANLHYSSLPEAKDLEEMIVQNISGRLDFDVFITSNRMKLLKLSNIGRIPMIARHTFVNLVAIETFQITDAIIDKFEEDFNFINVSHFIITNVTIERIDKLNVSEKGTKLSIINSELRNVATSLNFASFLFIEIIGSKFELQKPGLVSIQGDMAIVKNSVFTNVSMNLVAKKAITINGICAVGKSTLRLASRYINSTDNRLPNEIAYPRDNNQKPEFFTNRNNTVCKAGNCKCPKSNGQTPCHPIIPTFILGCSLMSLLLRGFQ from the exons ATGGAAACGATTCAGCTCATCGCAATATTCATCGCGGCGATATTGTCCGTTGCGGCTGTGAATAATATCAGCGAACAATGCCAGGTTCACAATGAAAAGTGGATTATGTGTAGTTGCGTCGGAAACGAG gaattTCTATTGCCAGAGGAATATAATTACAGGAATGTTACCAGTATATCTGTCACGGGTTGCGTTTCAGCGAATCTTCATTACTCGAGTCTACCGGAAGCGAAAGATCTCGAAGAGATGATAGTTCAAAATATCAGCGGTCGTCTGGATTTCGATGTCTTCATTACATCAAACAGGATGAAGCTActaaaattatcgaatattgGTCGGATACCGATGATTGCGAGGCACACGTTCGTAAATCTCGTAGCGATTGAAACTTTCCAGATCACGGATGCAATCATCGATAAATTTGAGGAAGATTTCAACTTCATCAATGTgtcgcattttattataacgaaTGTCACGATCGAGCGTATCGACAAACTGAATGTCTCTGAAAAGGGCACGAAGTTAAGTATTATCAACAGCGAGTTACGAAATGTCGCGACATCCTTAAACTTCGCCAGCTTTTTGTTTATCGAAATCATTGGTTCCAAATTCGAACTGCAGAAACCGGGTCTGGTGTCCATTCAGGGCGACATGGCGATCGTGAAGAACAGTGTTTTCACAAACGTAAGCATGAATCTAGTAGCGAAGAAAGCCATCACAATAAACGGCATTTGTGCGGTCGGCAAGAGTACCCTAAGACTCGCGTCCAGGTATATCAACAGCACTGACAATCGGCTACCGAACGAGATCGCTTATCCAAGGGACAACAATCAGAAACCGGAATTCTTCACAAATCGTAATAATACGGTCTGCAAGGCAGGCAATTGCAAATGCCCGAAAAGCAACGGACAAACTCCATGTCATCCGATCATTCCCACATTCATTCTTGGCTGCTCGTTAATGTCGTTGTTATTGAGAGGCttccaataa
- the LOC126849959 gene encoding uncharacterized protein LOC126849959: MANPGHITLIRIEEHALQRNTIPDSSSVSSLEEGYGSAEDISTSPDTSCRSSADADKSFDLEEDFRKKLTKFEDIIEKIENLRFTHDEDDDNKENANENVDRSTRRINSENNVDNVEYRDTCKSRANSQLDNEDINNNEDCDNVTIDDNEDCLPLNIREDVEERRRLSLDDRNSLGGDFLEAKQERRQKHKDSNDSNLIQRGPIKPDYQPLRAGHPYSMVSCLSRVNNSVDVDYDKTAEQILRNKDYSEKLNPCLDQLSNSNCRNNQSSIGAIVAGLAMDPWIGENGNDIFHSGDPNDTATLPSIIVNEPGEESLMDILSRDGFQAAILSDAGSYSTSSPRSAKTWSDSPASSYNYVVSRSNSRASSRAQSPGSATNSESPQMHVNVIGSPLGSPQVASSYRVPQALLSSSSSSSNQSYSDVSSPSNYQTPLNYQLEEQLGETLSDWRGTYDSSGTIINSSDTIDCALLQLVEQVIEEDKQRKESLKEPQIALNAPCFSSSYNDRCIPSVRGTLENNLERECLASDAQKSEKPTCLNVLNVNPISNLMSVYTNKQSTSGGTLVNCAVDGSQVSPSLKRYYETSVKNPQVDVTTCHNTLHNITLNDNEKSVKMIEQNAPQEKYGMFRAVSNGEKRYNQASSTLVPNNYQIPPMVFSSFVSNRPQRNSNRGILPWPSLNLPSVRASERLKEGLHPKEVERAMSNLLKKSVKELAAADEDGDTALMCLVGNPEELTRKKAYLAPLVERLGNMPGALSMVNNRGEDALYLAAMNCPEMPYVSGYLAATMLQKGLDINQRLSPLHGDTLIHSVAARGDSHGEVLAELLTLKTLEGNSVFNLSNCNYDGKTALHLAVEAHDPTGRGIKSLVTTRLLLENGADLKVKENKCGDTALHMAASLSCDPALVKVLLCKATSRMVNETNYMCNTPLHMVAAVSNAVTLEKQKEVCRLLIQAGGQTNVQNRQGKTPLALVSPERKEAIKKIFYKKL; the protein is encoded by the exons ATGGCGAATCCCGGTCATATCACGCTGATCCGAATCGAGGAGCATGCGTTGCAACGCAATACGATTCCGGACAGTTCATCCGTGAGTTCTCTGGAGGAGGGTTACGGATCGGCCGAAGATATATCCACCAGCCCGGATACGTCGTGTCGCTCGAGTGCGGACGCGGACAAGAGCTTTGATCTCGAGGAGGATTTTCGCAAGAAATTGACCAAGTTCGAGGACATAATCGAGAAAATCGAGAATCTGCGTTTCACGcacgacgaggacgacgacaACAAGGAGAATGCTAATGAGAACGTCGATAGATCGACGCGTCGCATTAACAGCGAGAACAATGTGGACAATGTAGAGTATCGGGACACCTGCAAATCGCGAGCGAATAGTCAGTTGGATAACGAAGACATAAACAACAACGAGGATTGTGACAACGTCACGATCGATGACAACGAGGACTGCCTGCCGCTCAACATCCGCGAGGATGTCGAGGAACGTCGACGTTTGTCTCTGGACGATCGTAATTCCTTGGGTGGCGATTTCCTGGAGGCCAAACAAGAACGACGACAGAAGCACAAGGATTCCAATGACTCCAATCTGATCCAACGGGGACCGATCAAGCCCGATTACCAACCCCTGCGGGCCGGCCATCCTTATTCCATGGTGAGCTGTTTGTCACGTGTCAACAACAGCGTGGACGTGGACTATGATAAGACCGCCGAACAGATTTTGAGGAACAAAGATTACAGCGAGAAACTCAATCCCTGTTTGGATCAACTATCGAATTCAAATTGCCGAAATAATCAGTCATCGATTGGAGCAATAGTCGCGGGTCTGGCGATGGATCCTTGGATCGGAGAGAATGGCAATGATATCTTTCACAGTGGAGATCCCAATGAC ACCGCGACACTTCCCTCTATAATCGTCAACGAGCCGGGAGAGGAGTCCTTGATGGACATTCTGTCGCGGGACGGCTTTCAAGCGGCGATACTCTCAGACGCCGGTAGCTACTCGACTTCATCGCCGAGAAGCGCGAAAACCTGGTCCGATTCACCGGCGAGCAGCTACAACTACGTCGTCTCGAGGTCAAATAGTCGGGCGTCGAGTCGCGCCCAGTCACCTGGTTCGGCGACGAACTCGGAATCGCCGCAGATGCACGTCAACGTCATCGGCAGCCCGCTCGGTTCACCGCAG GTCGCCTCGTCTTATCGAGTGCCGCAGGCTTTGCTGTCCTCCTCGTCCTCGTCTTCTAATCAATCCTACAGCGATGTATCCAGCCCGTCGAATTATCAGACACCCCTGAATTATCAGCTCGAGGAACAGCTCGGCGAGACGCTGTCCGATTGGAGGGGCACCTACGATTCCTCGGGGACCATCATTAACAGTAGCGATACCATCGACTGCGCGTTGCTGCAGCTAGTTGAGCAGGTCATAGAGGAGGACAAGCAACGCAAAGAGTCGCTGAAGGAGCCACAGATAGCCTTGAACGCTCCGTGTTTCTCATCGAGCTACAACGATCGGTGCATTCCTTCGGTACGAGGAACATTGGAGAACAATCTGGAGCGAGAGTGTCTCGCGAGCGACGCGCAAAAGAGCGAGAAGCCGACCTGTTTGAACGTACTTAACGTAAACCCCATCAGCAACCTTATGTCGGTTTACACGAACAAACAGAGCACCAGCGGAGGCACGCTCGTGAATTGCGCGGTTGATGGGTCCCAAGTAAGTCCCAGTCTGAAAAGATATTACGAGACGAGCGTAAAGAACCCTCAGGTCGACGTGACGACGTGTCACAATACTTTGCACAATATCACCCTAAATGATAACGAGAAATCTGTGAAGATGATCGAGCAAAACGCGCCTCAGGAGAAGTACGGAATGTTTCGTGCCGTATCCAACGGAGAGAAAAGATACAACCAGGCATCGTCGACATTGGTACCTAATAATTATCAGATACCACCGATGGTCTTCTCCTCATTTGTATCCAATCGTCCACAGAG AAACTCGAATCGAGGCATATTACCATGGCCTTCGTTAAACTTACCATCTGtaagagcgagcgagagatTAAAGGAAGGATTGCATCCTAAGGAAGTGGAAAGAGCCATGAGTAATCTCCTGAAGAAGTCCGTAAAGGAACTAGCGGCCGCGGATGAAGACGGCGATAC ggCTTTGATGTGCCTGGTGGGCAATCCGGAAGAATTAACAAGGAAGAAAGCGTATCTGGCACCGTTGGTCGAGAGATTGGGCAACATGCCGGGCGCTCTATCAATGGTGAATAATCGTGGCGAAGACGCTTTGTACTTGGCCGCTATGAATTGTCCGGAAATGCCGTACGTCAGCGGATATCTGGCCGCAACGATGTTGCAGAAAGGGCTCGATATCAATCAAAGATTAAGTCCCTTACAT ggtGACACGCTGATACACTCTGTCGCGGCGCGAGGCGATTCACACGGGGAGGTCCTGGCGGAGTTGTTAACGTTGAAGACGCTTGAAGGCAATTCCGTTTTTAATCTCTCCAACTGCAATTACGACG GTAAAACCGCTCTTCACTTAGCGGTTGAAGCGCACGATCCTACCGGACGGGGTATCAAGTCCTTGGTCACAACGCGTCTGCTCTTGGAGAACGGCGCGGATCTCAAAGTCAAAGAGAACAAGTGCGGTGACACCGCTTTACACATGGCGGCTTCATTGAGTTGCGATCCTGCGCTTGTCAAG GTACTACTGTGCAAGGCCACTTCGAGGATGGTGAACGAGACCAATTACATGTGCAACACGCCACTGCATATGGTCGCGGCGGTTTCAAATGCCGTGACTTTGGAGAAGCAGAAGGAAGTCTGCCGGCTCCTGATACAAGCCGGTGGTCAGACCAATGTACAGAATCGACAGGGAAAGACGCCACTGGCTCTCGTGTCGCCGGAAAGGAAGGAGGCtatcaagaaaatattctacaaGAAATTATGA